CGAGGTTCCGGGGGGGCGGCAGGCCCTGGGCCAAAACGCTGGTCTCGAGCGCCACCACGGCCGTCCCGGCCTCCAGCGCCGCGCGGACCTCCTGTGAGGGGCGGATCACCGGCCCGGCCACCGCGACCCCGACGCCACCCGGCGGCTTCCCGCCTCGCATCCGGCGAATGCGGCTTCCGCGGGACTCGCTCCCCGTGCCAGCGCGGCCAGGAAGGCGCCGTCGAAGGCGTCGCCGGCCCCGGTCGTGTCGAGGGCCTCGGGGCCGGCCGCGGTGCTCGACCCGACCCGGGTGGCCCTGCCGCCCTCGAGGACCATGGCCCCGTGCCGGCCCCGCTTCACGCACACGACCGCGTAGCGTTCCGCCAGCGCCGCGAACTCCGGCCCGCCGGCCAGGACCCCGGCCTCCCGCTCGTTGGCCAGGAGGATGGTGGCTCCGGCCGTGGAGTGGAAGAACCGATCCACCCCGTACGCCTCGACCAGGGGCCACGACGCGGCGTCCACCGCGACGTGCTCGGCGCGGGCGCGCTCCAGGGCGGCCAGCGCGGCGGCCTCCGAACCGGGATGGAACAGGATGTAGCCGGAGACGAGCACGGCACCGGCCTCCAGAACGCCCGGAAGGTCGTCCGGGGACAGCCGCGCGTTCGCGCCCCGATCCGCGACCATGGACCGCTCTCCGTCCTCCACGATCACCAGCATGGTCCCGGTGGGCTCCTCGGGGTCGGCGGCCAGGTGGGGCTCGACCCCGCGTTCGGCCACCGCATCGCGGATCATCCGCCCGGGCACGTCGTCGCCCACCCGCCCGTACAGCGCGACGGAAGCCCCAGCCGCGGCGGCCCACACCGCGGCGTTGGCCGCGCCGCCTCCTGGGTGCACCCGGACCCGCCCGTGCACGTCGCCGCCCGCGGCCAGGGCTGCGGACTCCGCGACCACGTCGAGCATGACGTCGCCCACGACGACCACGTCGGTCACGGAACGGGGATCGTCTCGACCCGGGCCGGGCCGAGCTCCACGCGCCGGTCGCCCACCCGAGCCCGCGCCGGCTCCTCGGACGGGTTCCAGATCGTCGCCACGACCTCGCCGCCCCGTCGCCGGACCCCGGACAGCTGCGCGCCCTCGACCTCCAGCAGGCTTCCCCGGTCGGGAAGCGTGCCTCCCCCCGCGGCCTCCCGCCCCACGATCGGCAGCGCGAAGCGTTCCCACGCGGGGAGGAGGTCCTCCCGCCGGGCGGAGGGCATGATCCCGAGCCGGAAGTCCATGTCACCGATCATCTGCGCCTCCGGCGTGGCAATGTCCGGGCCGGCCGGCCAGGGGCGGGTCTTGATGCTCTGGCGGCTGATGGTCCCCACGGCCCGCTGGAGCGTCACGGCGACCTCACGGCCCCCGGCGATCTCGTACTCGACGACTCCTTCGGAGAGCACCGCGACCCCACCGGCCATCACCACGCCCCGGGCCGGCCAGGTCGGCGAGGGCGCTTCCAGGTCGCTCCCCTCCGACACCAGCCCCCGCTCGACCACCTCGAACGGCGAGCCGGCCACTGCGCCAGTCACCTCCTCGGGAAGCTCCACGTGGAGGCGAAGCCGGTGGTCGGGCCGGTTGCTCGTGACCACGCCCTGGATCCGCAGGATGGCGGGGTCCGCCCAGTCGCACCGGTCGATCCCCAGCCGGACCGAAAGGTCGGGTCCGAACGAGAGCTCCGCATGGGGGCCATCGATGGTGGCGCGATCTGGACCGAGCGGTTTGGCGCCGTCCGCCGGGCAGAAGTTGTACAGGTCGCCGATGTCCGGCTCGTCGACCAGGCGGAACCGAGTGCCGCCGGCTCGCAGCCAGTCCCGTTCCACCTCGAGCACCAGCCGCTCGGGGTGCGGCCAAGGCGACGGCGGGTTGCGATCCCACCCGAGCCCCGGCACGCCGAACCGCTCGAAGGGGGAAGGGTTGAACCGGACCCCCCCGGGCGTCGCGACCTGGTCGCCCAGTGCGACGAGCGCGCGGCCGATGATCGCGGAGGCCAGCTCGTGGGCCTCGCGGAACCGCTCGTCCACGGCCCGCCCAACCTCATCCACCGAGCACCCGCACGCCGAGTCGTGGGCGCCGTTCCACAGCAACAGCTGCCAGATCCGGTCGAGTTCCTCGGCCGGCCACTCGAACCCCGGCACCAGGGCGGCGAGCGGTTCGGCGTAGCGCTCCACCAGGGACTCGACGCGACCCCGGTCCCGCTTCTGGTGGGCCCGGGCCGAGTAGACGTTCGGGAGCAGGTGGGCCCGGGCCGAGGACCGTAGCTCCCCCCGCCACACGGGCAGGTCCACCGAGGCGCCGTCGCCGTCCTCGCCTCCGTCCAGGTGGTCCGCCAGGCCGCCCACCGAGGCCACCAGCTCCGGGACGTCCGGCTGGGCCGCCGCGAGGCGACCGGGGAGCTCCGGGTCGGGCCCGTGGTGGTCGGCCCCCACCATGACCAGGTACCGGTTCCCCACGGACATGGGAGCGAGCCGGTCGACCGCCTCCCGGAGCCGCCGGGCCAGGTCGTGCGGGTCGGCGGCGTCGCGGAACTGCCCGCCCAGGAAGTACCCGAACGCGAGGTACTCCGCCGTGACCCGGCTTCCGTCCGGGGCCTCCCATACGAACGCGGCGCGGTCGATCTCGCGGGGGACCCCCCGCCACACCACCGCCCGTTCGATCCCGGCCCGAGCCAGGATCTGCGGCATCTGCCCGACGTGCCCGAACTGGTCCGGCAGGTAGCCGACGGCCGGCCCGCCCCCCAGCTCCCGGGCCCGGGCCAGTCCGCGCTCGAGGTTGCGGATCAGGGACTCGCCCGACACCAGGAACTCGTCCATCTGCGTCACCCAGGGGCCGACCGACAGCTTCCCCGCCGCAGCCAGGCGACGGATGTCGGGCTCCCGCTCCGGCCGTTCTGCCAGGTAGTCGTCGATGACCGCGGTCTGCCCGTCCAGGTGGAAGTGGGGGAAGCCGCCGTCCAGCAGCTCGATGAGCCCGTCCATCATCGGCACCAGGTAGGCCAGGAACCCCTCGAACGGCAGGTACCACTCCCGGTCCCAATGCGTGTGCGGCACGAGGGTGACCCGGACGGGCTCCATCGGCCGGAGTGTACTGGAGGGCTCGGCGGCCGCTGAAACAAGGCGGGCCGAGTGCTGGAATCGGGCGGTTCCAGGGCCGAGAGTTACGCGCGATGGCGGAGCGTCCGGTGCCTCGGCTTCCTCCCATGAACCACTACGCCGAGGCCACCGTCACCATCGTCGCCGTGCTGGCCGTGCTCTCCGCGGCCTGGGCCGTCCGCAACATCCTGACCCTGGTCCTGGTGGCGGTGGTGCTCGCGGTGGGGCTGGACCCAGCCGTGCGGCGCCTCGAGGGCTGGGGGATCCGCCGCGGATGGGCGGTGTTCCTGATCTTCTTCGCCACCGTCGCGTTCATCGCTGCGTTCGTCGCCCTGGTCGTCCCGCCGCTGGTCAAACAGGTGGCCAAGCTGGCCTCGGACATCCCCGGCTACATCGACCGCCTGAAGCACTCCAACGGGTTCTTCGGCGACCTCGAGCGCAAGTACCACATCTCGGAGAAGCTCCAGGACCTCACCAAGAAGCTCCCCACCATCGCCGGGTCGTCGATCAAGACCATCCTCGGGCTGACCAAGAGCGTCGGCGCGATCATCTTCAACCTGCTGACCATCACGATCCTCACCATCTACTTCCTGCTGTCGCTGCCGCGGGCCAAGGACACGGCGATCTCGCTGTTCCCGCCGGGCGAGCGGGCCCGGGGCGGCCATCTCCTGGGCGAGGCCCTGGACCGTGTGGGCGGCTACGTGTCCGGGAACATCACGATCTCGATCATCGCGGGCGTGGCCGCCTACGCGGCGCTGCGGATCATGGGGATCCCCTTCGCCATCGCGCTGGCCATGTGGGTGGCCGTCGCGGACCTCATCCCGACGGTGGGAGCCACCCTCGGCGCGCTGGCCGCGGCCATCGTGGCGGCGTTCTCGTCCATCCCCGACCTGATCGGCACGATCATCTATTTCATCGTCTACCAGCAGGTCGAGAACTACTTCATCGCGCCCCGCGTGATGCGCCACGCCGTGGACCTGTCGCCGGCCGCCGTCATCGTCTCGGTGCTGGTCGGCGGCAGCCTGGCCGGGTTCGCCGGCGCCCTGCTGGCCCTCCCCATCGGCGCGATCATCAAGGTCCTGATCAACGACCTCTACGTCAGCAAGCGCGTCACCGCGGCGCCGACGACGCCGGTTTCCTGAGAACTCGCTCCGGCTGCGCTCGGTCTCCCTCGCTAACGCTCGCTCGCCTCAGACTCCGCCTCCGCTCGACAGGCAAACCCGTGCTGCCCGGCCGTATCGGCGGCGACCGCGGGGGCCCGGGGCCCACCGCTCCCGGAACGCGAGCGGGGACGCTGTGCGGTCCCTTCGGCTGCGCACCGCGTTCCTCCGCGGTCCCCCCACCGCCCCCGCGGCCCCGCCTGCAAGCGATCCATGCGGCCGCCGCGCTTCGCGCTACGCTCGCCGTGCGATGGCGGTTGCGCACTGGCGCCGGGTCCGGTGGATCCCCCGCCTCATCGCGCGCTGGCTCGGCGGCGCGTTGATCGCGGTCGGGATCCTCTACGTCTGGCTCCTGTACATCCTCACGCACCATCGGTGCCCGGGCTTCGAGCAGATCGCCGGTCGGGCGGCCGTCCATCCGCCGTGCGGGTTCTATACGGCACGCTTCTTTGGGTACCTGGGCGTCTCCGCCATCGCGGTGCTGGCTGTCGTCGGCGGCTGGTGGGTGATCAACCGGCGTCTTCGCGGTCCGCGGTAAAAGCCCGGCGAAGCGAGCCCGCTGAATGGAACGCGTGCAGGCGGGGCCGGCGGGGTCCAGGGGGGACCGCGGAGGAACGCGGTGCGGCGCCTCAGGGACCGCCCGGCGTCCCCCGCTCGCGTTCCGGGAGCGGTGGGCCCCGGAACCCCGCCGGCAGCCGCCGACCCGGCCGGGCACCATGGGCTTCCTTTTTGGCGTTCTTTCTGGAGTTATCCACTGGACACGAACCGACGGCGGCCCGTATCGTTCGCCGTGTCAGGAAACAGAGGTCGGCAGGCCGCAAGGCCAGCAGATCGAAGGGACCTGACAGGAGGGGCGGCCTTCGGGACGCCTCTCCGTCTTTCTTTTCCGGGGTGATGTCCCGGGTTCCGCGCCTTCGAGGCCCGTGTGGCGCATCCTTGCTCCGTCGTCGGAGGCAGGAGGCGCCATGTTCACGATGGGAAGCCCCGCGTGGGGCATCGCGGTCCGCACCATCCTGGTGTACGTCGCCGTGTTCATCGGGCTGCGTCTGATGGGCAAGCGCGAGCTGGGCCAGATGACCGTGTTCGACCTGGTGGTGATCCTGCTCATCGCGAACGCGGTGCAGAACGCCATGGTGGGCCCGGACTCCTCGCTCCAGGGCGGGCTGCTCGCGGCGGCCGTGTTGCTCGTGGCCAACCGGGGCCTGGCCTCGGTCCGGGTCCGGTTCGGCCGATGGGGGAGGCTGATCGAGGGGACACCCACGATCCTGGTCCAGGACGGCCACTACGTGGACGCCAGCATGAAGAAGGAGGAGGTCGAGCCGGAAGAGGTGGAGGAGGCCGTGCGGGAGCACGGCTTGGACTCGATCCAGTCGGTGAAGCTGGCGGTCTTGGAGATCGACGGCTCCATCAGCATCGTGCCGGCCGACGCTCGGATCCTGCGGAGCAAGAAGCACGTCCGGCAGCTCAGGAAGCGCTGACGGCTATTCTGGGACAGCCATGGCCAAGGAAGCGATGGGGAAGTCGGGCAAGCCGCAGCCGGAGCGGCTGAAGCCCGAGCGGCCCCGCGACGAGCTCGGCCGTCCCCAGGCCTGGAACGCCGAGAACCGCCTGCACCTCGAGGAATTCGACAGCCTTCCGATCGAGGAGAACCACCGCCTCGGCATCGAGCACTTCAACGCGGGGCGCTACTTCCACGCCCACGAGGCGTGGGAGACGGCCTGGAAGCAGGCCCGCGACACCGACGACGCGGAGTTCTACAAGGGGCTGTCGCAGCTGGGCGCGGGCTACACCCATTTGTTGCGCGGCAACCGACACGGCGCGTTCACGCTGCTCCGGCGGGGGGCCGGGAGGATTGCCCGCTATCCGCGGAGCCACCTCGGCATCGACACCTTGGCCGTGTCGAGCCGGGCCGAGGCCGACGCCGACGCCGTCGAGCGGGGCGACCTCGAAACGGGAACGGCTCCGCCGGAGCCGCCCCGAGCCTGACCCGGGCGCAGAGGCTCTAGGGCGTGGGGGCGAAGTACGGGTCCGCGCCCATGGCCCGGAACGCCCGGAGGCCTCCCGCCGACAGGTGGGAATCCACCGGTCCCGGCGCGTCCCTCCACACCAGCGCGCGGACCCCGGCCATGGGCACCTTCAGCGAGGCCTCGGCACCCTCGATGTAGGTGGCCTGTCCCGGCGCCACGCCGAAGGCCGCTCCGGTGCTCACGAGCAGCGGCTTCCTGCCGGCCCAGTCCCGGTAGAAGGCGTCGAAGACCTGGGCGAATGGACGAGCCGGCACGCCGCTGGAGCCGTCCGCGCAGGCCCAGTCCACGAACTGCCGCCCCGGGTAGAACCGGTCGGCGTCCGGGAACCCGCCGGCGCTCGGGCACCACACCCACGCCACGTTGGCCACGCCGTGGGCCTGGAAGACCCGCCAGATGTGCCTCCACGCGGACTTGAACGGCCCGGGCTTGGCCCCCGCGCAGTTGCCCCGGTCCATGTCCATCCCGAAGGCCAGCAGCACGGGTGCCCCGTAGGCGCCCACGGCGTCCGCCCTCGCCGCGATCAGGGAGTCCTGCCCGCCCCCGGCGATGTCCGAGGGGTCCACGCATCCCCACGCAACCATCGGGATGCGGCCCCGGGCCAGGTCGAAGCGCTCCGCGTCGCCCGGGAACGGCGCGCGCCACCCGTGCGCGTGCTCGTCCACGGCCAGGGTCCGTCCCATGGATCGCTCCAGGACGAGCACCTCGCGCCGCATGGTGGCCGGCCCGCGGGCTCCCTGGGGGTTGACCATCGCTCCCAGGTAGGCCTGGTGCGAGGGGATCGCCGGGGGAGAGGCCAGGCCGAGGTATTGCCGCAGGAACGCGATGCTCGGTTCCTCCACGTCGCCGGCGTACTCGGCGGAATGCCGCGACCCCGGCAGCACGTCCAGCCGGTACAGGCGGTCGTCCCGGGTCAGGACCTCCGCCATCGCGTTGGGCTGGGAGAGCGGGATGGCCTCGTGTGCGCTGTTGGCGAGGAACAGTGGGGGATCGGTGCGGTCCACGTACGTGATCGGCGACGCGGCCAGCAGCCGGTCCCGGCACGCCGTGGCCTTGGGGTCGTGGCAGCCGACGAACTGGAGGATGGTGGTGCGCTGGCTCGGAGGCGCGCCCTCCAGCATGGTCAGCAGGTCCGTGGGCCCCGACCACGACACCGCGACGGCGATCCGCGAGCCGGCGTCCGTAGGCCCCCTCCCCGCCACCGCCAGCAGGGCCGCGAGGTGGCCGCCGGCCGAGCCCCCCAGCGCGCCGATGTGGGTGCCATCGATCTCGAACATCGACGCGTTGGCCCGGAGGAATCGAACGGCCGCCTGGAGGTCCTCCAGGGCCGCCGGGTAGGGGTCGCGAGGGGCCAGCCGGTAGTCCACGGAGAATCCCGCCACCCCGTTCTGGGCCAGGAGGCACGCCACGGGGTCCCACTCCGTCCTGGTCCCCGTGAACCACCCGCCACCGTGGATCACCAGCACGGCGGGATGGACGTCGCCCTGCGCCGGCAGGAATGCGTCCATGGAGAGGGCCTCGCCGCCGGGAGCGGCGTACTGCACCGTGGTCTCGGTCGCGCCCGTGCAGGGTGTGGGCGCAGCCGACGCGGGGACGGCCGCCAGCAGCGCGGAGGTGGCCGCCAGCAGCGCGGCGAAGATCGCGGCTGCCAGCATCGCGGACACGCGAGCGACGCGGGGCGCACGGGGGGGCTTCACGGGCATCCGTTATATCGCGATCCGAGCCGGTTTGGCCGGATGCCCCCGGGAGCCTGGCCGGCGTGTGTTGACCGCCGGTCAGCCCTCGTGGCTTGATTCGATGGGGACCGGATGGAGGAGGCGGCATGAGGACCGAGGAGATCCTTTCCGAACGCGCGGCCATCGACCGGGAGGTCGACGGCAAGACCCTGGGCGACCTGTTCGCCCGGAACGCCGACATCCACGCGGACGCCCCGGCGCTGTCCTGGAAGCAGGGCGAGGAGTGGAAGAGCCTCACCTGGCGGGAGTACCGCGAACAGGTGGCCGAGGTGGCGTGCGGGCTCACGGCCATGGGGATCGGGCCGGGCGACTTCGTCGTGATCATGGCCCGGAACCGTCCGGAGCACCTCGTCGCCGACCTCGGGATCCTCCACGCCGGCGCGATCCCGGTGTCGGTGTACAACACACTCGCCCCGGAGCAGATCGCCTACATCGCCGGCCACTGCGAGGCGAAGGCCGCCGTCGTGGAGGGCCGGGTCTTCATGGAGCGCTTCGAGAAAGTCAAAGGCGACCTCCCCGCGCTGGAGCGGGCCGTGCTGATCGAGGACGCCGCCGACTTCTCGGACTACGAGTGGGTGTCGTCATGGGCCGAGCTCACCGCGACGGGCCGGGAGGTGCTGTCGCGGGACCGCCAGGGGTTCGAGCGGGGCTGGCGGCGCGTGAAGCCGGAGGACCCGGCGACGCTGGTGTACACATCGGGCACCACCGGGCCGCCCAAGGGCGTGATCATCACCCACCGCAACGTGCTGTGGACGTGCGAGTCCCTGGACCGGACCGGCGTGTACGCCACGGGCCTCCGGGCCGTGTCGTACCTCCCGCTGGCCCACTCCCTGGAACGCCTGGCCACCCACTACCTGGGGACCTACAAGGCCGCCCACGTGCACTTCTGCCCCGAGGTCCTCCAGGTGTTCGAGCTGATGCCGGAGATCCGACCCGACGCCTTCGCCGGCGTCCCCCGGGTGTGGGAGAAGATCCAGGCCGGCATCCTGGCCGCGCTGGCCGAGGAGCCCAACGCGCGCCGTCGCAAGATTGCGCTGTCGGCCATCGAGGCGGGGCGGCAGGCCGCGCGCCTGGAGCAGGCCGGGAAGCCCGTCCCCACCGGCCTGCGGTTCAAGCGGGCCCTGTTCGACCGGCTGGTGTTCTCGAAGATCCGGCACCGCCTGGGCCTGGACCGGTGCCGGATCGCCGTGTCCGGCGCGGCCCCCATCGCCCCCGACGTCCTGGAGTTCTTCCTGGGGATCGGGATCCCCATCCACGAGGGCTACGGGATGACGGAGTGCACGGCCCCGTCGAACCTCAACCGGATGGACCGGGTGAAGGTGGGCACCGTCGGCCCGGCCCTCCCGGGCGTGGAGGTCCGGCTGGCCGAGGACGGCGAGGTCCTGGTCCGGGGCGGGAACGTGACCCCCGGCTATTACAAGGACTCCGAGCAGACCGCGGAGACCTTCGACGCCGAGGGGTGGCTGCACACCGGCGACGTCGGCGAGCTCGACGCCGACGGGTTCCTGCGGATCGTTGACCGCAAGAAGGAGCTCATCATCACGGCCGGCGGGAAGAACATCTCCCCGGCCAACCTGGAGAGCCTGCTGAAGCAGCACCCGATGGTGGGACAGGCCGCCGTCATCGGCGACCGCCGGCCCTACGTGGCTGCTCTGGTCGTCCTGGACGGCGAGGTGGCGCCGGGATGGGCCAGGGAGAACGGCGTCCCGTTCACCGACATCGCGTCCTTCACGTCATCCGATCGCGTTCGGGCCGAGATCCAGCGCGCCGTCGACGACGCCAACCAGCACGTGTCCAACGTGGAGGCCATCAAGCGATTCACCATCCTGCCCACCGAATGGACGGTGGACAGCGAGGAGCTCACCCCCACCCTCAAGCTGAAGCGCCGAGTGATCACGGAGAAGTACGCGGCCGAGATCGAAGCGCTGTACGCCCCGGCGTAGCAGGGTGGGGTTTCGGTACTCGGTGCTCGGGGCCGGGCGGCAGGGGACTGCGGCGGCGTTCGACCTGGTCACGAGGGGCGACGCTACGTCCGTGGCATTCGGGGACGCGGATACGGACCGGGCCGGCGCGGCCGCCGCCCGCGTGAACGCCCTCACCGGGACGGTTGCCGCACACTCCGCCACGGTTGATGCCAGCGAGCCCCAGGCGGTGACCGCCTTCCTGGAGGACGCGGACGCCGCGGTGTCCGCCGTGCCGTACTGGCTGAACCTGGGAGTGAGCCGGGCCGCGTTGTCCGCCCGGACCCACGTCTGCGACCTGGGCGGGAACATGAAGGTCGTCCGCGCCTAGCTCGAGCTTGACGCCGAAGCCCGGGCCCGCGGCGTGTGCGTGGTGCCGGACTGCGGCGAGGCGCCGGGGATGGGCAACAACGTGATGGCCCCGGCCCTGGACCTGCTCGCGGAGTCGGGCATCGACCCGCTGGAGGTGGTCCTGTACGACGGCGGCCTTCCAATGGAGCCCCGGCCACCCTGGAACTACGAGCTGACCTTCCACATCGCCGGCCTGACCAACGAGTTCGCGGGGACCACCACGTTTGTGTCGACGGCGCGCCGGTGGAGGTAGCGTGCCTGGACGAGGCCGAGCAGGAGACGGTGGACCTGGGGGAACCCTTCGGCCTCCTGTAGGCCTTCCCGGCCGCGACCGCGTCGACGACCCCGTGGACGCTGGGAACGCGCGTGCGGACGCTGAAGGTCGAAGGTCCGCGGTACCCGGGGCACGCCGCGTGGTGGCGGGCCCTCCGCGACGCGGGGCTGTTCGGGACCGAGCCCGTCGCGGTGGGCGGCGTGCAGGTGCCGCCCCGGGACGTCCTGCACGCGCTGCTGGAGCCTAGGATCCCGGCCCGGCCCGGCTCCGAGGACGTGGTGATCGCCGGGGCGGTGGCGCGGGCTCCCGGCGCGCGGGCCACCGTCGATGTGCGCGTCCATGCCGATCGGGCGCTCGGATTCACGGCCATGGACGCGCCACCGGGTGGCGCGACGCGATCGTCTGCCACCGGATGGCCGGCGGCCGCGTCCCCCCGGGCGCCACGCTGGTGGAGCTCGCCGTACCGGCCGGCGAGATGATGGACGAGCTTCGAGCCCGCGGCTTCGCCGTGGAGGAGGCCGTGGAGGAAGCCCTGGGGTCCCAGGGGTGCACGACGGTGCTCCATGAACGCCGATCGGGCCACCCCGCTTACAGGACGGCCCCGATCGTGTTCGCGTGGAGCGAGCGGTCAGACCTTCAGCACGCGAAGTTCGGCGACGTCGACGTAATGGTCGTCCTGTGTGACCACCGGGACCCCGAGCGACATGGCGGTCGCTGCGATCCAGGAATCGTTCACGGCCATGCGCTGGCCGCTGTCGCGGAGCCGCAGACGGAGCCTCGCCCACGCTTCTGCCACCGGCTCGTCGATGGGGATTGGCTGGAGGGCCAGCGCTTGCGTCAACGTGCCAAGGCGGCGGTCACGAGTCTCGAGGTCTGGAGCGGCGAGGACGCCGGCTCTCAGTTCCCCGATCGTGATCACGGAGACCG
The genomic region above belongs to Actinomycetota bacterium and contains:
- a CDS encoding PfkB family carbohydrate kinase, translated to MTDVVVVGDVMLDVVAESAALAAGGDVHGRVRVHPGGGAANAAVWAAAAGASVALYGRVGDDVPGRMIRDAVAERGVEPHLAADPEEPTGTMLVIVEDGERSMVADRGANARLSPDDLPGVLEAGAVLVSGYILFHPGSEAAALAALERARAEHVAVDAASWPLVEAYGVDRFFHSTAGATILLANEREAGVLAGGPEFAALAERYAVVCVKRGRHGAMVLEGGRATRVGSSTAAGPEALDTTGAGDAFDGAFLAALARGASPAEAAFAGCEAGSRRVASGSRWPGR
- a CDS encoding AI-2E family transporter, whose translation is MAERPVPRLPPMNHYAEATVTIVAVLAVLSAAWAVRNILTLVLVAVVLAVGLDPAVRRLEGWGIRRGWAVFLIFFATVAFIAAFVALVVPPLVKQVAKLASDIPGYIDRLKHSNGFFGDLERKYHISEKLQDLTKKLPTIAGSSIKTILGLTKSVGAIIFNLLTITILTIYFLLSLPRAKDTAISLFPPGERARGGHLLGEALDRVGGYVSGNITISIIAGVAAYAALRIMGIPFAIALAMWVAVADLIPTVGATLGALAAAIVAAFSSIPDLIGTIIYFIVYQQVENYFIAPRVMRHAVDLSPAAVIVSVLVGGSLAGFAGALLALPIGAIIKVLINDLYVSKRVTAAPTTPVS
- a CDS encoding DUF421 domain-containing protein, with product MFTMGSPAWGIAVRTILVYVAVFIGLRLMGKRELGQMTVFDLVVILLIANAVQNAMVGPDSSLQGGLLAAAVLLVANRGLASVRVRFGRWGRLIEGTPTILVQDGHYVDASMKKEEVEPEEVEEAVREHGLDSIQSVKLAVLEIDGSISIVPADARILRSKKHVRQLRKR
- a CDS encoding DUF309 domain-containing protein encodes the protein MAKEAMGKSGKPQPERLKPERPRDELGRPQAWNAENRLHLEEFDSLPIEENHRLGIEHFNAGRYFHAHEAWETAWKQARDTDDAEFYKGLSQLGAGYTHLLRGNRHGAFTLLRRGAGRIARYPRSHLGIDTLAVSSRAEADADAVERGDLETGTAPPEPPRA
- a CDS encoding alpha/beta hydrolase fold domain-containing protein — encoded protein: MKPPRAPRVARVSAMLAAAIFAALLAATSALLAAVPASAAPTPCTGATETTVQYAAPGGEALSMDAFLPAQGDVHPAVLVIHGGGWFTGTRTEWDPVACLLAQNGVAGFSVDYRLAPRDPYPAALEDLQAAVRFLRANASMFEIDGTHIGALGGSAGGHLAALLAVAGRGPTDAGSRIAVAVSWSGPTDLLTMLEGAPPSQRTTILQFVGCHDPKATACRDRLLAASPITYVDRTDPPLFLANSAHEAIPLSQPNAMAEVLTRDDRLYRLDVLPGSRHSAEYAGDVEEPSIAFLRQYLGLASPPAIPSHQAYLGAMVNPQGARGPATMRREVLVLERSMGRTLAVDEHAHGWRAPFPGDAERFDLARGRIPMVAWGCVDPSDIAGGGQDSLIAARADAVGAYGAPVLLAFGMDMDRGNCAGAKPGPFKSAWRHIWRVFQAHGVANVAWVWCPSAGGFPDADRFYPGRQFVDWACADGSSGVPARPFAQVFDAFYRDWAGRKPLLVSTGAAFGVAPGQATYIEGAEASLKVPMAGVRALVWRDAPGPVDSHLSAGGLRAFRAMGADPYFAPTP
- a CDS encoding long-chain fatty acid--CoA ligase, with the translated sequence MRTEEILSERAAIDREVDGKTLGDLFARNADIHADAPALSWKQGEEWKSLTWREYREQVAEVACGLTAMGIGPGDFVVIMARNRPEHLVADLGILHAGAIPVSVYNTLAPEQIAYIAGHCEAKAAVVEGRVFMERFEKVKGDLPALERAVLIEDAADFSDYEWVSSWAELTATGREVLSRDRQGFERGWRRVKPEDPATLVYTSGTTGPPKGVIITHRNVLWTCESLDRTGVYATGLRAVSYLPLAHSLERLATHYLGTYKAAHVHFCPEVLQVFELMPEIRPDAFAGVPRVWEKIQAGILAALAEEPNARRRKIALSAIEAGRQAARLEQAGKPVPTGLRFKRALFDRLVFSKIRHRLGLDRCRIAVSGAAPIAPDVLEFFLGIGIPIHEGYGMTECTAPSNLNRMDRVKVGTVGPALPGVEVRLAEDGEVLVRGGNVTPGYYKDSEQTAETFDAEGWLHTGDVGELDADGFLRIVDRKKELIITAGGKNISPANLESLLKQHPMVGQAAVIGDRRPYVAALVVLDGEVAPGWARENGVPFTDIASFTSSDRVRAEIQRAVDDANQHVSNVEAIKRFTILPTEWTVDSEELTPTLKLKRRVITEKYAAEIEALYAPA
- a CDS encoding saccharopine dehydrogenase NADP-binding domain-containing protein, which encodes MLGAGRQGTAAAFDLVTRGDATSVAFGDADTDRAGAAAARVNALTGTVAAHSATVDASEPQAVTAFLEDADAAVSAVPYWLNLGVSRAALSARTHVCDLGGNMKVVRA
- a CDS encoding type II toxin-antitoxin system VapC family toxin, producing the protein MFIAHESGRGLDEDTLPDEIAVSVITIGELRAGVLAAPDLETRDRRLGTLTQALALQPIPIDEPVAEAWARLRLRLRDSGQRMAVNDSWIAATAMSLGVPVVTQDDHYVDVAELRVLKV